In Elephas maximus indicus isolate mEleMax1 chromosome 7, mEleMax1 primary haplotype, whole genome shotgun sequence, the following proteins share a genomic window:
- the LOC126079849 gene encoding olfactory receptor 4C15-like — MQNQSFVTEFVLLGLSQNPNVQKTGFVIFLFSYIATVGGNLLIVVTIISSPALLGFPMYVFLAFLAFLDVCYSSAFAPKMIVDSLHERKTISSEGCMTQLFAERLFAGAEMIILTAMACDHYVAIHKPLRYLSLMNWRLCGILMGVAWTGGFLHSVIQILFTFQLPFCGPNVINHFLCDLYPLLELACTDTHILGLLVVANSGFICIINFSFLLISYCVILFSLSTHSSEGWRKALATCGSHISVVVLFFVPCIFLYARPSSAFSFNKMVAIFYTIVTPLLNPVIYTFRNKEVKNAMRKLWTKLVVVFN; from the coding sequence ATGCAAAATCAAAGCTTTGTAACTGAGTTTGTCCTCTTGGGGCTTTCACAGAATCCAAATGTTCAAAAAACAGGATTTGTTATATTTTTGTTCTCCTACATTGCAACTGTTGGGGGCAATTTGCTGATTGTGGTGACCATTATCAGCAGCCCAGCACTCCTGGGCTTCCCCATGTACGTCTTtctggcctttctggccttcctgGATGTGTGCTATTCCTCTGCATTCGCCCCAAAGATGATTGTAGACTCACTCCATGAGAGGAAAACCATCTCCTCTGAGGGCTGCATGACCCAGCTCTTTGCTGAACGTTTATTTGCTGGTGCTGAAATGATAATTCTCACTGCCATGGCCTGTGACCACTATGTGGCCATTCACAAGCCATTGCGCTACCTCTCTCTCATGAACTGGAGGCTCTGTGGTATCCTGATGGGGGTAGCCTGGACAGGAGGCTTCTTGCATTCTGTGATACAAATTCTCTTTACTTTCCAGCTGCCTTTCTGTGGCCCCAATGTCATCAATCACTTCCTATGTGATTTGTACCCATTACTGGAGCTTGCCTGCACTGACACTCACATACTTGGCCTTTTGGTGGTTGCCAATAGTGGGTTTATCTGCATCATAAACTTTTCCTTTTTGCTTATCTCCTATTGTGTCATCTTGTTCTCACTAAGTACACATAGCTCTGAAGGCTGGAGGAAAGCTCTTGCCACCTGTGGATCTCACATTTCTGTTGTGGTTTTATTCTTTGTCCCATGCATATTTCTATATGCCCGACCTtcatctgctttttccttcaataagATGGTGGCCATATTTTACACCATTGTAACTCCCCTGCTCAATCCTGTGATTTACACTTTCAGGAATAAGGAAGTGAAAAATGCCATGAGGAAGTTGTGGACCAAACTGGTGgtggtttttaattaa
- the LOC126079843 gene encoding olfactory receptor 4C15-like, whose translation MQNKSFVTEFILLGLSWNPSVQKMEFVVFLFCYMATVGVNLLVVVTIVSSLTLLRSPMYFFLAFLSFLDACYSSAFAPKMIVDSLYEKKTISFKGCMTQVFAEHFFAGVEVIILTAMAYDRYVAIFKPLHYPSIMNWRLFGILMGVAWTGGFLCSVIQIVFILQLPFCGPNVIDHFLCDLNPLFKLTCTDTHILSLSLVASSGFICIIIFSLLLISYCVILFSLRTHSSAGRLKALSTCGSHIAVVVSFFVPCIIVYARPPSTFPFDKMVVIVYTFVTPLLNPLIYTFRNKEVKNVMRKL comes from the coding sequence ATGCAAAACAAAAGCTTTGTAACTGAGTTCATCCTCTTGGGTCTTTCATGGAACCCAAGTGTTCAAAAAATGGaatttgttgtatttttgttcTGCTACATGGCAACTGTTGGGGTCAATTTGCTAGTTGTGGTGACCATTGTCAGCAGCCTGACACTCCTGAgatcccccatgtacttctttctggcCTTCCTGTCCTTCCTGGATGCCTGCTATTCCTCTGCATTTGCCCCAAAGATGATTGTAGACTCCCTCTATGAGAAGAAAACCATCTCCTTCAAGGGCTGTATGACCCAGGTCTTTGCTGAGCACTTCTTTGCTGGAGTGGAGGTGATTATCCTCAccgccatggcctatgaccgctatgtggccattttcAAGCCATTGCACTACCCCTCTATCATGAACTGGAGGCTCTTTGGTATCCTGATGGGGGTAGCCTGGACAGGAGGCTTCTTGTGTTCTGTGAtacaaattgtatttattttacagctgcccttctgtggccccaatgttATCGATCACTTCCTATGTGATTTGAACCCATTATTCAAGCTTACCTGCACTGACACTCACATCCTTAGCCTTTCGTTGGTTGCCAGTAGCGGGTTTATCTGCATCATAATCTTCTCCTTGTTGCTCATCTCCTATTGTGTCATCTTGTTCTCGCTAAGAACTCATAGCTCTGCAGGACGGCTGAAAGCTCTCTCCACCTGTGGATCTCACATTGCTGTCGTGGTTTCGTTCTTTGTCCCATGCATAATTGTGTATGCCCGACCTCCATCTACTTTCCCCTTCGACAAGATGGTGGTCATAGTTTACACCTTCGTAACTCCCTTGCTCAATCCTTTGATTTATACTTTCAGGAATAAGGAAGTGAAAAATGTCATGAGGAAATTGTGA
- the LOC126079813 gene encoding olfactory receptor 4C15-like, whose translation MQNKSFVTEFILLGLSWNPSVQKIGFVVFLFCYMATVGANLLVVVTIVSSPTLLRSPMYFFLAFLSFLDACYSSAFAPKMIVDSLYERKTISFKGCMTQVFADHFFAGVEVTVLTAMAYDRYVAICKPLHYLCIMNWKLCGILMGVAWTGGFLHSVIQLVFTFQLPFCGPNVIDHFLCDLNPLLKLACTDTRISGFLVVANSGFICIIIFSLLLISCFVILFSLRTYNSEGRRKAVSTCGSHIAVVVLFFVPCIIIYARPPSTFSFDKTVAIVYTFITPLLNPLIYTFRNKEVKSAMRTLWTRLVVVSDEK comes from the coding sequence ATGCAAAACAAAAGCTTTGTAACTGAGTTCATCCTCTTGGGTCTTTCATGGAACCCAAGTGTTCAAAAAATAGgatttgttgtatttttgttcTGCTACATGGCAACTGTTGGGGCCAATTTGCTAGTTGTGGTGACCATCGTCAGCAGTCCGACACTCCTGAgatcccccatgtacttctttctggcCTTCCTGTCCTTCCTGGATGCCTGCTATTCCTCTGCATTTGCCCCAAAGATGATTGTAGACTCCCTCTATGAGAGGAAAACCATCTCCTTCAAGGGCTGTATGACCCAGGTCTTTGCTGATCACTTCTTTGCTGGAGTGGAGGTGACTGTCCTGAccgccatggcctatgaccgctatgtggccatttgcaagccATTGCACTACCTCTGTATCATGAACTGGAAGCTCTGTGGCATTCTGATGGGGGTAGCCTGGACAGGGGGCTTCTTGCATTCTGTGATACAACTTGTCTTTACTTTCCAGCtgcccttctgtggccccaatgttATCGATCACTTCCTATGTGATTTGAACCCATTATTGAAGCTTGCCTGCACTGACACTCGCATCAGCGGCTTCTTGGTGGTTGCCAATAGTGGGTTTATCTGCATCATAATCTTCTCCTTGTTGCTTATCTCCTGTTTTGTGATCTTGTTCTCGCTAAGAACTTATAACTCTGAAGGGCGGCGGAAAGCTGTCTCCACCTGTGGATCTCACATTGCTGTCGTGGTTTTATTTTTCGTCCCATGCATAATTATCTATGCCAGACCTCCATCTACTTTCTCCTTCGACAAGACGGTGGCCATAGTTTACACCTTCATAACTCCCTTGCTCAATCCTTTGATTTACACTTTCAGgaacaaggaagtgaaaagtgCCATGAGGACATTATGGACCAGATTGGTGgtggtttctgatgaaaaataa